Proteins from a single region of Streptomyces spinoverrucosus:
- a CDS encoding glycoside hydrolase family 18 chitinase — MRFRHRAAAGFATLLLPLAGLVGLASPAQAATSATATYAKTQDWGTGFEGKWTVKNTGDTTINSWTVEWDFPSGTSVTSAWDADVTSSGTHWTAKNKSWNGTLAPGASVSFGFNGTGSGSPANCKLNGGSCDGGSVPGDNPPSAPGTPSASDITNTSVKLTWSAATDDKGIKNYDVLRGGTKVATVTGTTYTDTGLTAGTDYSYTVQARDTADQTGPVSGARAVRTTGGGTDPGPGPGSKVNLGYFVEWGVYGRNYHVKNLDTSGSASKITHINYAFGNVKNGQCTVDDTYAAYDKAYTADQSVSGTADTWDQPLRGNFNQLRQLKAKYPHIKVLYSFGGWTYSGGFGQAAQNPAAFAKSCKAVVEDPRWADVFDGIDIDWEYPNACGLTCDTSGPAAFRNLMSALRTEFGSNYLVTAAITADGSSGGKLDAADYGGAAQYLDWYNVMTYDYFGAWAAQGPTAPHSPLTSYPGIPTAGFNSADAIAKLKSKGVPSAKLLLGIGFYGRGWTGVTQSAPGGTATGAAPGTYEAGIEDYKVLKNSCPATGTIAGTAYAHCGSNWWSYDTPSTIAGKMTWAKNQGLGGAFFWEFSGDTSNGELVNAISNGLK, encoded by the coding sequence ATGCGCTTCAGACACAGAGCCGCGGCAGGGTTCGCGACCCTGCTGCTCCCGCTGGCCGGGCTCGTAGGCCTCGCGAGCCCCGCCCAGGCCGCCACGTCCGCCACCGCCACCTACGCCAAGACCCAGGACTGGGGCACCGGCTTCGAGGGCAAGTGGACCGTCAAGAACACCGGCGACACCACCATCAACTCCTGGACCGTGGAGTGGGACTTCCCCTCCGGTACGTCCGTCACCTCCGCCTGGGACGCCGACGTCACCTCCTCCGGCACCCACTGGACCGCCAAGAACAAGTCCTGGAACGGCACCCTCGCCCCCGGCGCCTCCGTCTCGTTCGGCTTCAACGGCACCGGCTCCGGCTCCCCCGCCAACTGCAAGCTGAACGGCGGCAGCTGTGACGGCGGCTCCGTCCCCGGCGACAACCCGCCGAGCGCCCCCGGCACGCCCTCCGCCTCCGACATCACCAACACGTCGGTGAAGCTCACCTGGAGCGCCGCCACCGACGACAAGGGCATCAAGAACTACGACGTCCTGCGCGGCGGCACCAAGGTCGCGACCGTCACCGGGACGACCTACACGGACACCGGCCTGACCGCCGGCACCGACTACTCGTACACCGTCCAGGCCCGGGACACCGCCGACCAGACCGGCCCGGTCTCCGGCGCCCGCGCGGTGCGCACCACCGGCGGCGGCACCGACCCGGGCCCCGGCCCCGGCTCGAAGGTCAACCTCGGCTACTTCGTCGAGTGGGGCGTCTACGGCCGCAACTACCACGTCAAGAACCTGGACACTTCGGGCTCCGCCTCGAAGATCACCCACATCAACTACGCGTTCGGCAACGTCAAGAACGGTCAGTGCACCGTCGACGACACCTACGCCGCCTACGACAAGGCCTACACCGCCGACCAGTCCGTCAGCGGCACCGCCGACACCTGGGACCAGCCGCTGCGCGGCAACTTCAACCAGCTGCGCCAGCTGAAGGCGAAGTACCCGCACATCAAGGTGCTGTACTCCTTCGGCGGCTGGACCTACTCCGGCGGCTTCGGCCAGGCCGCGCAGAACCCGGCCGCGTTCGCCAAGTCCTGCAAGGCCGTCGTGGAGGACCCGCGCTGGGCCGACGTCTTCGACGGCATCGACATCGACTGGGAGTACCCGAACGCCTGCGGCCTGACCTGCGACACCTCGGGTCCTGCGGCCTTCAGGAACCTGATGTCCGCCCTGCGCACCGAGTTCGGCTCCAACTACCTGGTCACCGCGGCCATCACCGCCGACGGCTCCAGCGGCGGCAAGCTCGACGCGGCCGACTACGGTGGCGCCGCCCAGTACCTCGACTGGTACAACGTGATGACGTACGACTACTTCGGCGCCTGGGCCGCGCAGGGCCCCACCGCCCCGCACTCCCCGCTGACCTCGTACCCCGGCATCCCGACCGCGGGCTTCAACTCCGCCGACGCGATCGCCAAGCTGAAGTCGAAGGGCGTCCCGTCCGCCAAGCTGCTGCTCGGCATCGGCTTCTACGGCCGCGGCTGGACCGGCGTCACCCAGTCCGCCCCCGGCGGCACGGCGACCGGCGCGGCCCCCGGCACCTACGAGGCGGGCATCGAGGACTACAAGGTCCTGAAGAACTCCTGCCCGGCCACCGGCACCATCGCCGGCACGGCCTACGCGCACTGCGGCAGCAACTGGTGGTCCTACGACACCCCGTCGACGATCGCCGGGAAGATGACCTGGGCCAAGAACCAGGGCCTGGGCGGCGCGTTCTTCTGGGAGTTCAGCGGTGACACCAGCAACGGTGAACTGGTGAACGCCATCAGCAACGGGCTGAAGTAA
- a CDS encoding DUF2550 domain-containing protein: MVLALTVCGIVVALVVLGLFVFGLRRRLIQRSGGTFDCSLRWDVPEKPDTGGKGWAYGVARYSGDRVEWFRVFSYAPRPRRILERSAIEVAGRRLPEGEEELALLSDAVILACLHRGTRLELAMSEDALTGFLAWLEAAPPGQRVNVA, translated from the coding sequence ATGGTCCTCGCTCTGACTGTGTGCGGAATTGTCGTCGCCCTGGTGGTGCTGGGACTCTTCGTCTTCGGCCTGCGCCGCAGGCTCATCCAGCGCTCCGGCGGCACCTTCGACTGCTCCCTGCGCTGGGACGTCCCCGAGAAACCCGACACCGGCGGCAAGGGCTGGGCCTACGGCGTGGCCCGCTACAGCGGCGACCGCGTCGAGTGGTTCCGCGTCTTCTCCTATGCCCCTCGCCCGCGCCGCATCCTGGAGCGCTCCGCGATCGAGGTGGCCGGCCGTAGGCTCCCCGAGGGCGAGGAGGAGCTGGCGCTGCTCTCCGACGCGGTGATCCTCGCCTGTCTGCACCGGGGCACGCGCCTCGAACTCGCCATGAGCGAAGACGCGCTGACCGGTTTCCTCGCGTGGCTGGAGGCAGCCCCGCCCGGACAGCGAGTGAATGTGGCGTAG